In one window of Chanodichthys erythropterus isolate Z2021 chromosome 23, ASM2448905v1, whole genome shotgun sequence DNA:
- the LOC137013705 gene encoding SH3 and multiple ankyrin repeat domains protein 1, translating to MLGNTKRFFGSTEDKEGEDEEDEEERLKRAKQNGMIDMGDKEHQNRGGRKADGSKPAAVVIGWQRGERQPRAGNAGQRGIPHLPSQPTLYHQTTNQPQYHPVLTNQQARRRMMERSMTTVTPVEDSHLAVIVFRIGIPDIKQTKCLRFDPDSSVWSAKQQIICSLSESLWDVYNYGLFQPAGDGRDAKFLEEERFLREFSQSLEKGVPYLEFRYKTRVYKQTNLDEKQLAKLHTKANLKKFLDYVHGGAVEKVSKALDKGLDPNYHDTESGGETHGQLKLCEGALTLAHRQYDVTVRLQLIETPLTLAVQGSLSVEGIRVLVLNGAHVDFRSRDGLTPLHKAVRAHNQSALMALLSLGASPDYRDRCGLTPLYHSVLTGGDTSCCETLLYYGARLGVRDENGWDESHQIRHEETFGEVEVHRRASMDLPNT from the exons ATGCTAGGAAACACCAAGCGTTTTTTTGGCAGCACCGAGGACAAAGAGGGTGAGGACGAGGAGGACGAGGAGGAGAGATTAAAGAGAGCGAAACAAAATGGGATGATCGATATGGGAGACAAGGAACATCAGAACCGTGGTGGACGCAAGGCGGATGGATCCAAACCGGCAGCCGTTGTGATTGGATGGCAGAGAGGGGAGAGACAACCGAGAGCTGGCAATGCGGGCCAAAGAGGAATCCCGCATTTGCCCAGTCAGCCGACGCTTTATCATCAGACGACCAATCAGCCACAGTATCACCCGGTCTTGACCAATCAGCAGGCCCGGCGGCGTATGATGGAGCGGAGCATGACCACGGTCACGCCTGTAGAAGACTCGCACCTCGCTGTGATCGTCTTCCGCATCGGCATACCTGATATCAAACAAACG AAGTGTTTGCGGTTTGATCCTGACTCAAGCGTTTGGAGTGCGAAGCAGCAGATTATTTGTTCTCTCAGCGAGTCGTTGTGGGACGTTTACAATTACGGCCTCTTCCAGCCAGCTGGAGACGGACGAGATGCCAAGTTCCTGGAGGAGGAGCGCTTTCTTCGAGAGTTTTCCCAGTCCCTGGAGAAGGGAGTGCCCTACCTGGAG TTCAGATATAAGACACGGGTctacaaacagacaaacctgGATGAGAAACAACTAGCGAAGCTGCACACCAAG GCCAATCTGAAGAAGTTCCTGGATTATGTTCATGGTGGAGCTGTGGAGAAAGTGAGTAAAGCTCTGGATAAAGGACTGGATCCGAACTACCACGACACTGAGAGCGGAGGTGAGACGCACGGACAACTTAAACTATGTGAAGG CGCACTAACTCTCGCTCACAGGCAGTATGATGTCACAGTAAGGCTGCAGCTCATTG AGACGCCTCTGACTCTGGCGGTTCAGGGGAGTCTGAGCGTGGAAGGGATTCGTGTTCTGGTGCTGAACGGCGCTCATGTGGATTTCAGATCCAGAGATGGACTCACGCCCCTCCACAAAGCAGTCAGAGCGCACAACCAATCCGCACTGATG GCTCTGCTTTCTTTGGGTGCTTCTCCGGACTATCGAGACCGCTGTGGTCTGACGCCGCTGTACCACTCGGTGCTGACAGGGGGCGACACGTCCTGTTGTGAAACTCTGCTGTACTATGGAGCACGACTTGGAGTCAGAGATGAGAACGGCTGGGACGAGTCACACCAG ATCAGACATGAAGAGACGTTTGGAGAGGTTGAAGTTCACAG GCGTGCCAGCATGGATTTGCCCAACACTTAG